The genome window CGGCAATACGCCGATGGTACGCATAAATAATCTTAATCCCAATCCGAACGTTAATATTTATGCAAAAATTGAAGGCATCAATCCCGGCGGCAGCATAAAGGACCGGATTGGGATCAAGATGATAGAACAGGCGGAGGCCGAAGGAACCCTGACCAAAGGGAAAACCATCATTGAGGCGACCTCCGGCAATACCGGGATAGCCCTTGCAATGATAGGTAATGCCAAAGGTTATGATGTTAAAATTGTACTGAGTGAAGCTGTTTCAGTGGAGAGACGTCAGATGATCCAGGCTTTTGGAGCAAAAGTAATTTTGACCGCTGCTGCAAAAGGAACCGACGGGGCCATATTGAAGGTGGAAGAATTGCTGCAAAAATATCCTGAAAGATATTTTTGTACCCATCAGTTTACAAACAAATATAATAAGCTGGCCCATTACGAGACCACCGCACAGGAGATTTGGGAGCAAACCGGGGGAGAAATCGATTATTTTGTATCTTCTTTAGGCACCTCCGGAACATTAATGGGGGTCAGCGAAGCTCTGAAAAAATATAATCCTGGAATTAAAATAGTAAGCGCAGAGCCTGTTAAGGGTCACTATATCCAGGGACTGAAAAATCTTGAAGAGGCAATCGTACCTGCAATCTATGACAGGAAGAAGCTGGACTATATCATCATGATTGAAACCGAAGATGCCTTTGATATGATGAGGCTTATTGCCAGGAAAGAGGCAATTTTTGTTGGAATGAGCAGCGGCGCCGCAATGCTGGCAGCTAAAATCGTAGCTGAAAAAATAAAATCAGGAACAATTGTTACGATTTTTCCTGACAGGGGTGAGAAATATTTGAGTACCGGCGTATTTGGTGCAACAGATTAAAAGGAGGTAATATGGTTGAGGACGCAGGTAATGGCAGGTACGCATGGATTATACTCAGTATCCTGTTTTTTTCCCAGGTTGCGCTTTCGCTCGGCGCTTATGCATGGGGACCCCTGGGGCCCTTTATTAAAAAATCACTCTCTTTGAGTAATGTGCAATTCGGTTCTATAACATCCGTTCTTTACCTGATGTCCGTAGTATGCAGCATACCGGCAGGTGTTTCTGTTGATCGCTGGGGCGTAAAAATAAATCTGTTTGTATCTATGCTGCTGATGGGCACGGCCATGATCCTGGCCGGTTTTATGGAAAGTTATATCTGGCTGCTGATTCTGGTCGTATTTACGGGCGCAAGTTACGGCATGATCAATCCCATAGCTTCAAAAGGTCTTACATTATGGTTTGACGTAAAAAACAGGGCCACTGCTTTTGGCATACGTCAGATGGGCGTTACAGCCGGTGGAGCCATTGCAGGTATTTTATTGATTTATCTGGCCAGGTTAAAAAACTGGGATCTTGCCGTACTGGTGGTCGGCTTGCTCTCTGTTTTAATCGGGATTGCCGGATACCTGTTTTACAAAGAGGCCCCTGTGGACGTTATCAAGCCTGCAGTTTCAAAAAAAGCAACCCCAAAAATGACTATACCAAAAATGACTATATTAGATCTTTTAAAAAACCGGAATTTAATAATCTTGTGTCTGATAATGGCTCTCCTTTGCCTTGGGCAGAGCAGCATAGCCTCTTTTCTGGTTTTATACCTGAAAGAGCATTTGGGTTTAACCGCGATCCTGGCAGGTTCTTTTCTTACAATAACAATGATATGCGGAGGCTGCGCAAGGGTTTTTTGGGGAATTGTGAGCGACAGGTTGTTTCACAGCAAAAGGCTTCCGGTAATGAAAATAATATGTTTACTGGCGGCAGTAAGCGCTCTGGCGGTTTTCCTGTATGGCTCGAATCTGCCGTCTTCTCTTTTTGTTCCTGTTGTGGCGCTTTTCGGGTTTTCATACCTTGGTTTTCAAGGCATCGCGGTTGTTCTTATGGTGGAAGCCTGCGGTCCGGCGCTTGCAGGACGCGCCACAGGTCTTGGGATTACAATTGCATGGGTGGGAATGGTTCTTGGTCCGGTTGTGTTTGGCGCACTGGCGGAAGCCGGTTATCAATTTGCCTGGCTTTTTATTACGATTACATCATCGCTTTCTGTCCTGTTATGCTATACAATTAATGAATGAGTTGAAAAGCCTCCCCTTATGGAAGCAGATTGCAAGTTATCTTGTCCTCGTTCCTTAAGTAGTGAATCAAAATAATCAGATTTATCTTGGCACAAAAACTGATTTGTTCTACCTTTCTCTTCCTTCTCGAACGATATCTACTATTTCTTTAGTCGTAATACGCGCTTTAATTGAAGGAACATCTAAAGGTGAAGAAGCGATCTTTTCTGGAACCAACGCAAAAGTTCGCCCGTCTTTCCGTCGAATTAGTACCTTTCCAGTATTTTCAGCCTGTTCAAGAACTATGGCGAGCTTTTGGCGGGCTTCTGAATATGTATAAACTTGCATTTTAGACCTCCATGGTTTCGACGTTGAGATTCAGAGCAGCTTTCTTTAGCTTTCGATCCAAAGTCAATAGCGGTACTTTGTGTCTAATGGCACAATCCAGTAAATAGGCATCGTATGCATAGATGTTGGCTTGTTTGGATATTTTTAAGGCATTCACAAAATCTGGTTTTATATACCGGAGAGGGATACTATTAAAAATTACAAGGCCCTTTTGGGCTTCATCAAGTGTCAATCTGTTTTGTTTAAACATAGCCGAGAAGGCATTGCCGATTTCCCATGAAATAGAGCCAGGCCCAATGAGTGTATTCCCGGTAGTAAATTCAACAATTTTATTACGGCCGGGTTCGCCAACAATAACTGCAATCAATGCAGATGTATCAATTACAATATCCATTTTTACCCCCAGAATATGTATTGCTGACAATTGTACAACAGTGAATTTGTTTGTCAAGTGTTCAATGGAGATGAAGAAAATGAGTATTGGAGTTATAGATGATGAGATACCATTACGATTTTTCCAAAATAAAAGGACGTAAAAAAACCTGCATCAAATATCCAAAGCAACCGGTAACCATGCGGTTGGACCGTGGCACCGTTTCTTATTTCAAATCCATGGCAGAGGAAGCTGGTATTCCTTGAATAATGTGTAATTTGGCGCTATAATTTTACCTCGTTTTTTGTCCTGTTATGCTATACAATTAATGAATAGACTGGGAGAAACTAATGGTTATGACAAGCAAAGAGCAGGAACGTTACGGCAGGCAGATTTTGCTCGATGAGATAGGTGCTGCAGGCCAGGAGAAGTTGAAAAAGGCAAGAGTGCTTATCGCCGGCGCCGGGGGACTGGGATCGCCAATATCTATTTATCTTGCCGCGGCAGGAGTCGGTTTTTTAAGAGTCGTGGATCTTGATGAAGTTAGCCTGAGCAACCTGAACCGTCAGATTCTTTATAAAACCGAAGATCAGGGGCGTAAAAAAGCCACAACCGCCGCCGCCGTACTTGCAAAATTGAATCCGCGGATCCGTATCGAGGGCCTTGTCGAAACAATTACTCCCGGAAATGTACTAAACCTTGCGGAAGGTTGTTGCCTTATTATGGATGCAATGGATAATTTTTCTGCAAGATATCTTTTGAACGAAGCGGCCCTGGAAATGGAAATCCCTTATATTTATGGGGGGATTCATGGCCTTGAAGGCGCCTTGACAACCATAATTCCCGGCAAAACAGCCTGCCTGAAATGTATCTTCCCCTCTGCTCCCCCCCCATCGGTTGTCCCGGTTCTGGGCGCAACTGCTGGAGTCATAGGAACTCTGCAGGCCATGGAGGCCGTAAAATATATAACCGGTGCCGGAGATCTTTTGGCTGACCGACTCTTGACCTTTGACGGCTACAGCATGCAATTCAGGGAAATAAAGATACGCCCTGATCCTGAATGTGACTGTTGCGCGGCGAACCACGCAGATCAAGGATAGATGCGCCTATGTGTTGCTAAAGTGTTAGAAATTAATAGAGCTGAATCAAGGCTCGAATAATATTCAAGATGTGATTCCTTGCTTTTCCCCCGTTGTTGTTCCTGCTTGACTTATCATGTATTCGTGCTACCTTAAAATATAATATTAATTTTAGGAGAAATTATGAACAATATAAAAACAGTCGGCAGCAGCGGACAGATTTCCTTAGGTAAAAAATTCGCAGGGCAAACCGTAATGCTGGATGAAATCGACACAGGCGTTTGGATTGTCAAACTGGGTCGCTTCATTCCCGATAATGAAAGGTGGCTTCACAGGTCGGACGTCCAGGCCGAACTCAACGAAGCAATTGACTGGGCAGAGAAAAATCCACCCAAGGATACAAACTTTGAGGAATTAGAAGCCAGGATCAAATAATGGGCCGAAAAACTGATCAACACATACGTTTGGATTTGAATAATCCTGTCTTTCAACGACTGCTTTTCAATCTATCAAAAGGCGATCAGCACAGCACCCTCAATACTTTGCGGAAACTGGCAAACATGACATGGCAACAAGTATATTCAGATTATGGCCTAAAATGGGAAGTTATTTTATCACAAAAAGGTCCAGAAGGTAACAAGCTTTACAGTTTCCGAATCGGCAAGGGATTTCGGGGAATAGCATATCGTGACAGCTCATGGTTGCGACTGTTGTCGTTACATCCTGATCATGATTCAGCTTATCAGTAAGAAACCTGCTCACAATGGCTCCTCCTGAAAAATTCATCTTTTTTCCATGAAATGTTTATTCCACCTCTCATTTTAACGTCCTAACGTTTTTTTATATCAATATATCAAGGAACGTCCCGTAAGTAATATGCGCTGCCTAATAAACAATTTTACCTTTGGTCAACGTACTGCCAGTACGTTGACCAAAGGTTTTTCTCCTCTATACTTTGAAAATTTATTATCTGATCATTTTTTGTAAAAAAATAAACCTATCTGTGTTGATCTGTGTGCATCTGTGTCCCATTGTTGTTTCAAATGAAACCCTATCAATCAGTTATGGTCAGTGGTCTACTAATCTAAAATCTATAGTTGAATGTCAGCATGAAATTATGTATTTCGGTTCTGACATTAACCTCGTCTCCATAATACGGTGAATATACGGAAGTATCTTGTGTTAAATTTTTACTCTCATTATTTTCAATATCATGGTCATTGCCCCATACTAAACTATAGGCAAAGTCCAGGCTCATTTTCTTGCTGATTTTCATTCCTGATCCAAAGCTGAAAACATGATAGTCAATCAATGGCCAGGTATTATCCCAGTATTTTTCAGGAACCGCGGTGGGCCGGTAATGATAGCCAAAACGAAGGGTTAGCCAGTCCAAGGCTTCATACTCCGTGCCGATACGAAATTCATAAGTATCTTTCCAGTGACGTTCTACAACCAAAGCATCTTTTGGCTTGCCGGAATTAAGAAAATCATGTGTAACCCGCAAAAATATCGGCTCACAATCATAATTAAACTTTTCATTTCTTCTTACTGACCAGTCTGTCCAGTCACAATCAAGCATAACCCGCCATTTTTTGGTAAAATCAAATTTAAAACCAAGGCTTACTGATTGAGGATGGGTAAAAGAAAGTCTGGTGCGGCATGTTTCCTGATCCGGAGTAGCACCAGGTCCATAAAGAGAATCAATAATTGTTTTTCCTTCTGGACTATAGGAATATGTGGTATGTCCTGTCATTTTGGAATGGGATTCACTGCGATAGGTTAAACCGACCGCCATCCAGTCAAGGGCCTGCCACATAAGGCCGATGTTGGCTGACAAAGATGTTTGGTCCTCAAGCTCAAATTTTATTTTTCCGGCTGAAGTAGTGTAACCATTAAAAGCACCTCCGGTCGCAGCAGTTACCTGGGGGACCCTGAGATTGATGGTACATCCTTCATCTGTGACGCCCATCCCCACTGAAAAGCCCACAGACAAGTTGTTCCGAATTTTATAGGCAATTGTAGGAGAAGCATATATAATCCTGTCGTTATAAGTTTCAATGGTGTCATACCGGTTATTGGCTTTACTGCTGTTCCACCATCCATGGAGGCCAAAAGGGGCATATACACCATAGGCAAATGTCCATCTTGAATCTTGCGGTGTGTGGCTTATGCCGAGCTGGGGAATATAAAGAAGATCAGAATTATTCTGGTCGGTAGTCCCCCCCTCAGGATCTGTGCCATAGGTAAAATCTTTCTGGGATACTTTCTGTTCGTAATCAATATCAGCCACATGAAGTCCCACTGTTAGATGGGTACCTTCCAGTTGAGACAGACCTGCCGGGTTGTAATGAATAGCCGACAGATCATCTGCATAGGCGGTAAAAGCGCCGCCAAGTGCGGTGGCTTTAGCGCCTATGCCAAAAGTGTCATTGACACCGGCCCAACATTGAGGGGAAGCAAATAAAACTGTTGAAAATAACACCAATAAAAACAACCTCTTATAACGCATAAAAGCTCTCCTTTCATGGCGAAGCCAAATCGCCGGATAAAAATTATGGATCTTTAAAACAACGTTAAAATAAGGGATGTGGACGAAAGAACTTCCACAACTGATTGTTTAATCATGAAAGCGATATAACAAATTTGATTTATTTCAAAAAGCTATAAACAAATAAAATTATGTTTGATAAAGGAAAATCAAACACCATAATTTTTTTCGATAAGATATCAAATAAAGCCATGACAAAATGACAATATGACATATAATAATTCTGCCATAGATTCAAGTAATAAAAATTTTTATTTTGATATTTGATATAAGAGATCGGTTTTTTTTTGCAAGATATGAAATTTTTAAAAAAAAATTACCACACAGGGTATCCTTCAGCAAGCTCAAAAAGTAGTTCACAGTTTTAACGTTGCGCGCTTCCCTGCTCCAGCAGGGGTTCAAAATTTTGAACCCCTACATTTAAAAAGTGTAAACCGGTAAATGAAGGATGCCAACTTAACACTTAAAACCTAATTACCTTCGTTCTCTCTTGATGAGACTTTGGGCGTTGCCGTGAAAGTTTGAAATTATACTCTTGACATGGATAATTTTATTATTATTTTATACTAAAAAACAATTTTAGTATAAAAGCCTAAGGCTGATAAATAAAATAATGAAAAAAGAAAAATCAGAGTCTATTCTTGAAACAGCCGGAAGGATGTTCGCAAGGTACGGACTTAATAAGACAAGCATAGATGAAATAGCGCGGCTTGCCAGGGTGGCCAAGGCCACAATTTATAATTATTTCGGCAGTAAAGATCGTGTTTACCTTGAAGTTTTGAAGAAAGAGGTTGATGAACTCATTGGCAAGATATCCAGATCTGTGATCCGGGAGAGGCTGACCGAAAAAAAACTTGCCGCTTATGTAAAAGCCAGGTTTCTATATATGAGCCAAGTTCTGAACATTATGAATCTGGAATGGGAAGGTTTTGAAAAAAAACCGCCTGAGGCCAGGATAATCCGCAACGATCTTTTTGAGCGGGAAGTCCAATTGATCAGTTCCATATTAAATGAAGGGATGGAAAACGGTCTGTTTCACCTGAATGATGCCCTCCTGGCTGCCAGGGCGATCTGCCACGCTTTTAGGGGTTTTGATCAAGAAGGACTGTTTCAGGAAAACACCGAAAAAATTGACAATTATCTGGATGAATTAATAAGAATAATATTTTCCGGACTTAGGGTTCGCACAAAAATAAGTTCGCAATTTTAAGTGTTGAGGCGCCTGGCTGACAAGGCGCGAACACTTAGGAATATCAGGATATTTCTAAGTGTTCGTAACGCAGTCAGGCAGGATGCATCGACGCTTAAAATGTAAAGTTATTTTTGTGCGAGCCCTTAGGGCTAAAAACAGGTGCTGATGAAGCTGAGTCTTTTAAATATTTTATTTTCTTTTTCCTTTTTTTCCTCTATCGGCTGGGTGCTGGAGGTTTTGTACCGCTCCCTTGCAAACAGGAAATTTATCAATCCAGGGCTGTTAAAGGGGCCTTATTTGATTCTATACGGCACCGGCGCACTGTCGCTCATCGGTGTAATTTCCTGCATTCAAGAGTATTCTTTTTTGGTTAAAATGTTGGTTTATTTTGTCGCTACAACAGGCATTGAGCTTGTTGCAGCATTAATGGCAGAGAAGTTTTTTCAGGCCCGGTTATGGGATTATTCAAAAGAACGTTTCCAGTTCCGGGGCCATATCTGCCTTAAATTTTCTTTTTACTGGGTCTTGCTTGCGTTTGGGTTTGAATATTTGCTTTTCCCTTTATTTCAGACCATGAATAATTATATGGGATCTGAAATTAAATTTATTTTTATGATAATTGTAACCTCATTGATATTGACTGATTTCCTTTTTGTGGTATGGAATAGTCTTTTATTGGGCAGGGAAAAAACTGATAAAAGAGGTTTTTGATGGAAAATGAATTTTTGCAGACAGCTACTCCTTTAATATCAATGAAAATTAATAAAGATACAATAAATTTTTTTAAAAATTTATACTGGGATTATCAAGTTTCCGAAGAGAATATTATTACAATTATTGAATTAGGGGAATGTAATGGTTTAACTCGGAAAAATTTGCTAAGCAAGGCTTTAAAATCCCGAAGATGGTATGAAATTAAAAAAATTCTGTCACCAGAATTGCTGAAAGAGGCTTTATCTGAAGATGTTCTCAAAACCCTCTTTCCAAAATCCTTATCTATTCAATATAATTATGTCAAAAAATTATTATACCAGTAATTTATATCCTTTCCAGGATTTGGTTCTCAAACTTATTATGCAGGTTGATGATATATTTTATTTAACAGGAGGTACTGCGCTCGGAAGGTATTACCTTAAACACAGGTATTCCGACGATTTGGACCTTTTTGTAAACAGGGAAAACAATTTTAAACAATTATCAAATAAAATCATTTCGCAATTACAGCATTATTTCTCCGAGATTGAAATAGCATTGTTAAGTGAAGATTTTGCACAGATTTTTATACATAATGAAGAATATTCTTTAAAAATTGAATTTGTGAATGATGTATTCTTTCATACAGGGGAAATACAATCTGCTAATTTTTTTCATAGAATTGATTCGTGGGAAAATATATTGAGCAATAAAATATGTGCTCTTTCCCGTGACGAACCCAAAGATATTGCTGATTTAATTTTTCTTTCGATGAAATATGTTTTTACATGGGAAACGATAATAAACTATGCCCGACAGAAAGATACATGGGTGAATGAAATTGAAGTTTCCCGGTTGATTTATAAATTTGATACGCGAAGATTAACCAGGATCAAATGGATAAAAGAGCCGGAATATAAAAAGGTTAAAAATCTTTGTGAAATAATTGCAAAGGATATAATTGACGGTGGAAAAAATTCCATAGTTCAACCCATATATTGAACAATAAAGAGGTTTTGATGGAAACTGAATTTTTACAGACTGCCGCTCCCTTGCTCGAGAACCCCACGGTTCAGGCCTTGTCCCGCTACAATCACCACAGGGGTAAAACAAGGCTTGAACATGTTCAAGAGGTCGCCTGGACAAGTTTTTTGATTTGTAAAAGGTTCTCTCAAAAAATTTCGATGGATAGCCGGGCAATCATCAGGGGCGCCTTGCTCCATGACCTTTTTTTTTATGACTGGCTGCACGAAGGACCACGCCTGCATGGTTTGAGGCATCATAATATTGCCCTGAAAAATGCCCGCAAAATAATATCTTTATCAAAAATAGAAGAGGATATTATAAAAAAACATATGTGGCCTTTTACTGTGATTCCGCCCATCTATCCGGAATCTTTTCTTGTTGCCATGGTGGATACTTATTGCAGCGCCAAAGATTATATTGTTTGCCGCAAACCGGAAAAATACAGTATTTTGTTCAAAAAATATATTGGTGAAATCGATATTCAGGATATATAGATGAAAAGCGTTTACCCTGTCGGGGTTGATATAGGTTCTACTACAGCCAAGGTCGTAATATTAAATAAAAAGGGTGATTTGATTTTCAGCCGTTACCGCCGTCACCAGGCCAGGACGGTGGGAACCGCCCTGGAGATTTTCAAGGAAGCCTTACAGGAAATCGGGAATCCGGAACTTGATCCTGCAGTGACAGGTTCAGCCGGAATGGGGGCCGCTGAAACATTAGGGCTTCCCTTTGTACAGGAAGTCGTGGCTTCCGCGCGCCTGATCAGGGAAAAATACCCTGAAGTCAGAACTTTCATAGAGATTGGCGGTGAAGATGCCAAAATAATTTTTTTTGATGATAATTTAAGACCAAATATCAGGATGAACGGAAGCTGCGCCGGCGGAACCGGAGCTTTTATTGATCAGATGGCCGTACTACTGAATATTCCTGTTTCAGAATTTAACAGCCTGGCCGAAAAATCAGAATCGATCTACCCGATTGCATCACGCTGCGGGGTCTTTGCCAAAACCGATATCCAGGCCCTTTTAAGCCAGGATGTGTCAAAAGAGGATATAGCCGCCTCGGTATTTCATTCTGTTGCGCTGCAGGTCATCAGCTCTCTTACCCGGGGGCGTGAGATCAGAAGCAAGGTTTTGATCGGCGGAGGGCCGCTCACCTTTTATCCGGCCCTTAGGAAGGCTTTTTTAAATATACTTTCTTTTGAAAATAAAAACGATTTAATCGTGCCGGATCATCCGGAATTAATCCCTGCCATTGGAGCTGCCATTACACAATGTATGGAGCGGCACACGGTCATGCTGCGCGATATTATTGCCTTGCCGGCAAAAAAAAATAATCAGGCTAACAAGAATAAATCAGCCCGGCTCGCTCCTTTATTTGAAAGCCGGGCAGAATATGATACCTGGCTTGAAAAGCATACAAAAGATCGGGTGCCTCGATCTGTTCTGTCAGAAGAAAGAGGTGAAAATCTTTTTTTAGGTGTAGATTCAGGCTCGACCACCACAAAGCTTGTTTTGGTGAATCAAGAGGGGAGAATAGTCTTGAGCCATTACGGTTCCAATCACGGGAACCCTATTGAGGCGGTAAAATCAGGGTTATCGGAATTCAGGGAAAAATTCATTGAAGCCG of Desulfosarcina sp. BuS5 contains these proteins:
- a CDS encoding OmpP1/FadL family transporter — translated: MRYKRLFLLVLFSTVLFASPQCWAGVNDTFGIGAKATALGGAFTAYADDLSAIHYNPAGLSQLEGTHLTVGLHVADIDYEQKVSQKDFTYGTDPEGGTTDQNNSDLLYIPQLGISHTPQDSRWTFAYGVYAPFGLHGWWNSSKANNRYDTIETYNDRIIYASPTIAYKIRNNLSVGFSVGMGVTDEGCTINLRVPQVTAATGGAFNGYTTSAGKIKFELEDQTSLSANIGLMWQALDWMAVGLTYRSESHSKMTGHTTYSYSPEGKTIIDSLYGPGATPDQETCRTRLSFTHPQSVSLGFKFDFTKKWRVMLDCDWTDWSVRRNEKFNYDCEPIFLRVTHDFLNSGKPKDALVVERHWKDTYEFRIGTEYEALDWLTLRFGYHYRPTAVPEKYWDNTWPLIDYHVFSFGSGMKISKKMSLDFAYSLVWGNDHDIENNESKNLTQDTSVYSPYYGDEVNVRTEIHNFMLTFNYRF
- a CDS encoding nucleotidyl transferase AbiEii/AbiGii toxin family protein encodes the protein MQVDDIFYLTGGTALGRYYLKHRYSDDLDLFVNRENNFKQLSNKIISQLQHYFSEIEIALLSEDFAQIFIHNEEYSLKIEFVNDVFFHTGEIQSANFFHRIDSWENILSNKICALSRDEPKDIADLIFLSMKYVFTWETIINYARQKDTWVNEIEVSRLIYKFDTRRLTRIKWIKEPEYKKVKNLCEIIAKDIIDGGKNSIVQPIY
- a CDS encoding TetR/AcrR family transcriptional regulator, producing the protein MKKEKSESILETAGRMFARYGLNKTSIDEIARLARVAKATIYNYFGSKDRVYLEVLKKEVDELIGKISRSVIRERLTEKKLAAYVKARFLYMSQVLNIMNLEWEGFEKKPPEARIIRNDLFEREVQLISSILNEGMENGLFHLNDALLAARAICHAFRGFDQEGLFQENTEKIDNYLDELIRIIFSGLRVRTKISSQF
- a CDS encoding HesA/MoeB/ThiF family protein; protein product: MTSKEQERYGRQILLDEIGAAGQEKLKKARVLIAGAGGLGSPISIYLAAAGVGFLRVVDLDEVSLSNLNRQILYKTEDQGRKKATTAAAVLAKLNPRIRIEGLVETITPGNVLNLAEGCCLIMDAMDNFSARYLLNEAALEMEIPYIYGGIHGLEGALTTIIPGKTACLKCIFPSAPPPSVVPVLGATAGVIGTLQAMEAVKYITGAGDLLADRLLTFDGYSMQFREIKIRPDPECDCCAANHADQG
- a CDS encoding type II toxin-antitoxin system VapC family toxin gives rise to the protein MDIVIDTSALIAVIVGEPGRNKIVEFTTGNTLIGPGSISWEIGNAFSAMFKQNRLTLDEAQKGLVIFNSIPLRYIKPDFVNALKISKQANIYAYDAYLLDCAIRHKVPLLTLDRKLKKAALNLNVETMEV
- a CDS encoding MFS transporter, producing the protein MVEDAGNGRYAWIILSILFFSQVALSLGAYAWGPLGPFIKKSLSLSNVQFGSITSVLYLMSVVCSIPAGVSVDRWGVKINLFVSMLLMGTAMILAGFMESYIWLLILVVFTGASYGMINPIASKGLTLWFDVKNRATAFGIRQMGVTAGGAIAGILLIYLARLKNWDLAVLVVGLLSVLIGIAGYLFYKEAPVDVIKPAVSKKATPKMTIPKMTILDLLKNRNLIILCLIMALLCLGQSSIASFLVLYLKEHLGLTAILAGSFLTITMICGGCARVFWGIVSDRLFHSKRLPVMKIICLLAAVSALAVFLYGSNLPSSLFVPVVALFGFSYLGFQGIAVVLMVEACGPALAGRATGLGITIAWVGMVLGPVVFGALAEAGYQFAWLFITITSSLSVLLCYTINE
- a CDS encoding type II toxin-antitoxin system Phd/YefM family antitoxin, yielding MQVYTYSEARQKLAIVLEQAENTGKVLIRRKDGRTFALVPEKIASSPLDVPSIKARITTKEIVDIVREGRER
- a CDS encoding putative ABC transporter permease, encoding MKLSLLNILFSFSFFSSIGWVLEVLYRSLANRKFINPGLLKGPYLILYGTGALSLIGVISCIQEYSFLVKMLVYFVATTGIELVAALMAEKFFQARLWDYSKERFQFRGHICLKFSFYWVLLAFGFEYLLFPLFQTMNNYMGSEIKFIFMIIVTSLILTDFLFVVWNSLLLGREKTDKRGF
- a CDS encoding PLP-dependent cysteine synthase family protein, with protein sequence MIYNSILDTIGNTPMVRINNLNPNPNVNIYAKIEGINPGGSIKDRIGIKMIEQAEAEGTLTKGKTIIEATSGNTGIALAMIGNAKGYDVKIVLSEAVSVERRQMIQAFGAKVILTAAAKGTDGAILKVEELLQKYPERYFCTHQFTNKYNKLAHYETTAQEIWEQTGGEIDYFVSSLGTSGTLMGVSEALKKYNPGIKIVSAEPVKGHYIQGLKNLEEAIVPAIYDRKKLDYIIMIETEDAFDMMRLIARKEAIFVGMSSGAAMLAAKIVAEKIKSGTIVTIFPDRGEKYLSTGVFGATD